From the genome of Thermogutta terrifontis, one region includes:
- a CDS encoding 4a-hydroxytetrahydrobiopterin dehydratase — protein sequence MVEPNQTQRKNAESAAPSCSPCRGQPIRLELSEAQALLNQLDGWELDESAQRIKRQWRMADFVSALKFFNQVGEIAESLDHHPDLHLERYRHVRIEIWTHSAGGLTQADFHLASRIDELARTLGIS from the coding sequence ATGGTCGAACCGAATCAAACCCAGCGGAAGAACGCGGAATCGGCTGCCCCGAGCTGTTCGCCGTGTCGGGGCCAGCCCATAAGGTTGGAGTTATCCGAGGCCCAGGCCCTTCTGAATCAGCTTGATGGTTGGGAACTCGACGAGTCGGCCCAGCGGATTAAAAGGCAGTGGCGGATGGCGGATTTCGTTTCTGCCCTGAAATTTTTCAATCAGGTGGGAGAGATTGCTGAATCGCTGGACCATCATCCCGATTTGCATCTCGAGCGCTACCGCCACGTGCGGATTGAAATCTGGACACACTCCGCGGGAGGTTTAACGCAAGCCGACTTTCACCTGGCCAGCCGGATCGATGAACTCGCCCGCACGCTCGGGATTTCGTGA